In Populus trichocarpa isolate Nisqually-1 chromosome 7, P.trichocarpa_v4.1, whole genome shotgun sequence, the following proteins share a genomic window:
- the LOC7480160 gene encoding uncharacterized protein LOC7480160, whose protein sequence is MTETGKHKEEREAALGGGMEGNKVEGEEKKRENEKLKQIQNQGGGGGGSNLKGKSCKGYLYYSSTLKSNVTNPRCIGIPRTLRQIPNYVGQSEVEASKDGRVLSDFYYGCAGYSLYSNKDHSTDKQVAKKELPVCVGLELLVDRRVATAESASAPAHIHHKEDGRELPQPQPARELPQLRAQKPASSPADDFFSRYMRNSGLVASGVARNMRRVGIYIKDSVDDILYPYRRRPK, encoded by the exons ATGACAGAAACAGGAAAAcacaaagaagagagagaggcgGCCCTAGGCGGAGGCATGGAGGGTAATAAAgtagaaggagaagagaaaaagcgAGAAAACgagaaactaaaacaaatccaaaatcaaggtggtggtggtggtggttctaATTTGAAAGGGAAATCATGCAAAGGGTATCTTTATTATTCTTCAACTCTCAAATCTAACGTCACTAATCCTCGATGTATTGGCATCCCCCGTACTCTCCGCCAAA TTCCTAATTATGTTGGACAATCTGAGGTAGAAGCTTCAAAAGATGGAAGGGttctttcagatttttattatggTTGTGCTGGGTACTCTCTTTATTCAAATAAAGACCACTCAACTGATAAGCAAGTGGCAAAAAAAGAACTTCCAGTCTGTGTAGGTCTTGAG CTTTTGGTGGATAGAAGAGTTGCTACTGCAGAAAGTGCTTCTGCTCCGGCTCATATCCACCATAAAGAAG ATGGTCGTGAATTGCCTCAGCCTCAGCCTGCACGTGAATTGCCTCAGCTCCGAGCACAGAAACCAGCGAGTTCCCCAGCGGATGACTTCTTCAGCAG GTATATGAGGAATTCAGGCCTTGTTGCATCAGGGGTGGCCAGGAACATGCGAAGAGTGGGGATTTACATAAAAGACAGTGTGGATGATATTTTGTACCCTTACAGAAGGCGACCGAAGTAG
- the LOC7480159 gene encoding cytochrome P450 84A1 — protein sequence MDSLVQSLQASPMSFFLIAITSLFFLGLLSRLRRRLPYPPGPKGLPLVGSMHMMDQITHRGLAKLAKQYGGLFHMRMGYLHMVTVSSPEIARQVLQVQDNIFSNRPANIAIRYLTYDRADMAFAHYGPFWRQMRKLCVMKLFSRKRAESWESVRDEVDSMLKTVEANIGKPVNLGELIFTLTMNITYRAAFGAKNEGQDEFIKILQEFSKLFGAFNMSDFIPWLGWIDPQGLSARLVKARKALDKFIDSIIDDHIQKRKQNNFSEDAETDMVDDMLAFYSEEARKVDESDDLQKAISLTKDNIKAIIMDVMFGGTETVASAIEWVMAELMKSPEDQKRVQQELADVVGLERRVEESDIEKLTFLKCALKETLRMHPPIPLLLHETSEDAEVAGYFIPKQTRVMINAYAIGRDKNSWEDPDAFKPSRFMKPGVPDFKGNHFEFIPFGSGRRSCPGMQLGLYTLDLAVAHLLHCFTWELPDGMKPSELDMTDMFGLTAPRATRLVAVPSKRVLCPL from the exons ATGGATTCTCTTGTCCAATCTTTGCAAGCTTCACCCATGTCTTTCTTCTTGATCGCTATCACTTCACTTTTCTTCTTAGGTCTACTCTCTCGCCTTCGCCGAAGATTGCCATATCCACCAGGGCCTAAAGGGTTGCCACTTGTAGGTAGCATGCACATGATGGACCAAATAACTCACCGTGGGTTAGCTAAACTAGCTAAGCAATATGGTGGGCTATTTCACATGCGTATGGGGTACTTGCATATGGTAACTGTTTCGTCTCCTGAAATAGCTCGCCAAGTTTTGCAAGTCCAGGATAACATTTTCTCCAACAGACCAGCCAACATAGCCATAAGGTACTTAACCTATGATCGTGCCGATATGGCCTTTGCCCACTATGGTCCTTTCTGGCGCCAGATGCGTAAGCTCTGCGTCATGAAGCTATTTAGCCGGAAAAGGGCTGAATCATGGGAGTCTGTGAGAGATGAGGTGGACTCAATGCTTAAGACAGTTGAAGCCAATATAGGCAAGCCTGTGAATCTTGGAGAATTGATTTTTACGTTGACCATGAATATCACTTACAGAGCCGCTTTCGGGGCTAAAAATGAAGGACAGGATGAGTTCATCAAGATTTTGCAGGAGTTCTCTAAGCTTTTTGGAGCATTCAACATGTCTGATTTCATTCCCTGGCTAGGCTGGATTGACCCACAAGGGCTCAGCGCTAGACTTGTCAAGGCTCGCAAGGCTCTTGATAAATTCATCGACTCTATCATCGATGATCatatccaaaaaagaaaacagaataaCTTCTCTGAAGATGCTGAAACCGATATGGTCGATGACATGCTAGCCTTTTATAGTGAAGAAGCAAGGAAAGTAGATGAATCAGATGATTTACAAAAAGCCATCAGCCTTACTAAAGACAACATCAAAGCCATAATCATG GATGTGATGTTTGGTGGGACAGAGACGGTGGCGTCGGCAATAGAGTGGGTCATGGCGGAGCTAATGAAGAGTCCAGAGGATCAAAAAAGAGTCCAGCAAGAGCTCGCAGACGTGGTGGGTTTAGAGCGGCGCGTGGAGGAAAGTGATATTGAGAAACTAACATTCTTGAAATGCGCCCTCAAAGAAACCTTAAGGATGCACCCACCAATCCCACTTCTCTTACATGAAACATCCGAAGATGCTGAGGTTGCTGGTTATTTCATTCCAAAGCAAACAAGGGTGATGATCAATGCTTATGCTATTGGGAGAGACAAGAATTCATGGGAAGATCCTGATGCTTTTAAGCCTTCAAGGTTTATGAAACCAGGGGTGCCTGATTTTAAAGGGAATCACTTCGAATTTATTCCTTTCGGGTCTGGTCGGAGGTCTTGCCCCGGTATGCAGCTTGGGTTATACACACTTGATTTGGCTGTTGCTCACTTGCTTCATTGTTTTACATGGGAATTGCCTGATGGCATGAAACCAAGTGAACTTGACATGACTGATATGTTTGGGCTCACCGCGCCAAGAGCAACTCGACTCGTTGCCGTTCCGAGCAAGCGTGTGCTATGCCCTCTCTAA
- the LOC7495525 gene encoding protein FMP32, mitochondrial → MAAAASAACRRVVGYQFGSNSGGIGFGRGGSGAVSPSNLGLISQNRNISQLVNSNGRRLFLVDTLALVRRLESQGVPLKQAEAITAAITGVLNDSLENVSHSVVSKEEMQKNSLIQETSLSKFKSEVQSSQEHHFSLLQHETEKLRHDIEKMRSELRHEIDKLSAGQRLDLNLERGRIREELANQNAETTNLTNKLDGEIHGLRAQLEAGKYEVIKYCLGTLVSISAVGLAAVRILM, encoded by the exons atggctgctgctgcttctgctgCTTGTAGGCGTGTTGTGGGTTATCAATTTGGAAGCAATTCAGGAGGTATTGGTTTTGGTAGGGGAGGATCTGGTGCTGTTTCTCCTTCAAATTTGGGTTTGATTTCTCAAAATAGGAATATTTCTCAGCTTGTCAACTCTAATGGCAGGAGATTATTTCTTGTTGATACATTAGCCCTC GTTAGAAGATTGGAGTCGCAGGGTGTGCCTTTGAAGCAAGCTGAGGCGATAACAGCTGCTATAACTGGAGTTTTGAATGATAGCTTGGAGAATGTGTCTCATTCAGTTGTCTCAAAGGAAGAGATGCAGAAG AATTCATTGATTCAAGAAACCAGCTTGTCAAAATTCAAATCTGAAGTCCAAAGCTCGCAG GAACaccatttttctttgttgcaaCATGAGACTGAAAAACTCCGGCATGATATCGAGAAGATGCGCAGTGAATTGAG GCATGAAATTGACAAGCTCAGTGCTGGTCAACGGTTGGATCTGAATCTTGAAAGAGG GCGGATAAGGGAGGAGCTAGCAAACCAGAATGCTGAAACCACTAACCTCACTAACAAACTTGATGGC GAAATTCATGGTTTGAGGGCCCAATTGGAAGCAGGAAAATATGAAGTGATAAAGTATTGCCTGGGTACTCTTGTTTCCATCTCTGCTGTTGGTCTTGCCGCAGTCCGCATCTTGATGTAA